One region of Streptomyces davaonensis JCM 4913 genomic DNA includes:
- a CDS encoding fumarate reductase/succinate dehydrogenase flavoprotein subunit codes for MSVVDRQEWDVVVIGAGGAGLRAAIEARERGARTAVICKSLFGKAHTVMAEGGIAAAMANVNEHDSWQVHFRDTMRGGKFLNQWRMAELHAQEAPDRVWELETWGALFDRTKDGKISQRNFGGHEYPRLAHVGDRTGLELIRTLQQKIVSLQQQDFKETGDYESRLKVFQECTVTRVLKDGPRVSGVFAYDRETGRFFVLEAPAVVIATGGIGKSFKVTSNSWEYTGDGHALALLAGAPLLNMEFVQFHPTGMVWPPSVKGILVTESVRGDGGVLRNSEGKRFMFDYVPDVFKEKYAESEEEGDRWYDDPDNNRRPPELLPRDEVARAINSEVKAGRGSPHGGVFLDVSTRMPAEVIKRRLPSMYHQFKELADVDITAEAMEVGPTCHYVMGGIAVDSDTAAARGVPGLFAAGEVAGGMHGSNRLGGNSLSDLLVFGRRAGWHAAEYTAALAFERPEVDDVQIDTAAAEALRPFSAESPDEAAPENPYSLHQELQQTMNDLVGIIRREGEMAHALEKLGELRVRARRAGVEGHRQFNPGWHLALDLRNMLLVSECVARAALERSESRGGHTREDHPTMERVWRNINLLCRLADPTGGLAATDPERGQIDLTRETTDPIRPDLLALFDKEELVKYLAEEELYE; via the coding sequence ATGTCCGTGGTGGACCGGCAGGAGTGGGATGTCGTCGTGATCGGCGCGGGCGGCGCGGGCCTGCGCGCCGCCATCGAGGCGCGTGAGCGCGGCGCCCGTACGGCGGTCATCTGCAAGTCGCTGTTCGGCAAGGCGCACACGGTGATGGCCGAGGGCGGGATCGCGGCCGCGATGGCCAACGTCAACGAACACGACAGCTGGCAGGTTCACTTCCGCGACACCATGCGCGGCGGGAAGTTCCTCAACCAGTGGCGGATGGCCGAGCTGCACGCGCAGGAGGCCCCGGACCGGGTGTGGGAACTGGAGACCTGGGGCGCCCTGTTCGACCGTACGAAGGACGGGAAGATCTCCCAGCGCAACTTCGGCGGCCATGAATATCCGCGGCTCGCGCATGTCGGTGACCGCACCGGCCTGGAACTGATCCGCACCCTCCAGCAGAAGATCGTCTCCTTGCAGCAGCAGGACTTCAAGGAGACCGGCGACTACGAGTCCCGCCTGAAGGTCTTCCAGGAGTGCACGGTCACCCGGGTCCTCAAGGACGGCCCCCGGGTCTCGGGCGTCTTCGCCTACGACCGCGAAACCGGCCGTTTCTTCGTCCTCGAAGCGCCCGCCGTCGTCATCGCCACCGGTGGCATCGGCAAGTCCTTCAAGGTGACGTCGAACTCGTGGGAGTACACCGGCGACGGCCACGCGCTGGCGCTGCTCGCGGGAGCGCCGCTGCTCAACATGGAGTTCGTGCAGTTCCACCCGACCGGCATGGTCTGGCCGCCGTCGGTGAAGGGCATCCTGGTCACCGAGTCGGTGCGCGGCGACGGCGGGGTGCTCAGGAACTCCGAGGGCAAGCGGTTCATGTTCGACTACGTCCCGGACGTCTTCAAGGAGAAGTACGCCGAGTCCGAGGAGGAGGGCGACCGCTGGTACGACGACCCGGACAACAACCGGCGGCCCCCTGAACTGCTCCCCCGCGACGAGGTGGCCCGCGCCATCAACTCCGAGGTGAAGGCGGGCCGCGGCTCCCCGCACGGCGGGGTCTTCCTGGACGTGTCGACGCGGATGCCCGCCGAGGTGATCAAGCGCCGACTGCCGTCGATGTATCACCAGTTCAAGGAGCTGGCGGACGTCGACATCACCGCGGAGGCGATGGAGGTCGGGCCGACCTGTCACTACGTGATGGGCGGGATCGCGGTGGACTCCGACACGGCCGCCGCGCGCGGGGTGCCGGGGCTTTTCGCGGCCGGTGAGGTCGCGGGCGGGATGCACGGCTCGAACCGGCTCGGCGGCAACTCCCTGTCCGATCTCCTGGTGTTCGGGCGCCGGGCGGGCTGGCACGCGGCCGAGTACACCGCCGCCCTCGCCTTCGAACGCCCCGAGGTCGACGACGTCCAGATCGACACCGCGGCGGCCGAGGCGCTGCGCCCCTTCTCCGCGGAGAGCCCCGACGAGGCCGCGCCGGAGAACCCGTACAGCCTCCATCAGGAACTCCAGCAGACCATGAACGACCTGGTGGGCATCATCCGCCGCGAGGGCGAGATGGCGCACGCGCTGGAGAAACTGGGCGAGCTGCGGGTACGGGCCCGCAGGGCCGGGGTCGAGGGGCACCGGCAGTTCAACCCCGGCTGGCATCTGGCCCTGGACCTCAGGAACATGCTGCTGGTCAGCGAGTGCGTGGCGCGGGCCGCCCTGGAGCGCAGCGAGTCGCGCGGCGGCCACACCCGCGAGGACCATCCGACGATGGAGCGCGTCTGGCGCAACATCAATCTGCTGTGCCGGCTGGCCGACCCCACGGGTGGTCTGGCGGCGACCGATCCCGAGCGCGGCCAGATCGACCTCACCCGGGAGACCACCGACCCCATCCGCCCGGACCTGCTCGCCCTCTTCGACAAGGAGGAGCTGGTCAAGTACCTCGCCGAAGAGGAGCTGTACGAGTGA